The DNA window ACTTGACTAGCCAAAATCAGTGGTTTTGTGAGTCCTCTTGGTTTAGTGAGCAACCTCAATAAATAAAGAAGAGAGCCATCAAAGAAGATACCTAATGTCAACCTTGGATGTTCACATGCCCACATATGCAAGCACATCTGCATCAGATGTgaatatataccacacatacacaccacaccacaccacaccacaccacaccacaccacacacatatacacatacacacagaagaagaaggagaagaaggaggaggaggaagaataggaaaaagaagaggagaaggagaaggagaaggagaaggagaagaagaagaagaagaagaagaagaagaagaagaagaagaagaaccaccaccaccaccaccaccaccaccaccaccaccaccaccaccaccactagcaCCACCTTTCTGAAAGCTGCATAATTCTTTCAAATTCTCCTGCATGTTCAGCAACTGCCACAAGGGCCATGACATTagcctaaacaaaacaaaacaaaacgaaataaaACAGGAGAACAGAATACCAAACAATATGCACATTTAATATAAATTAAGGGAAATATtaaatttttctatatattttattattttttaacccAGTTCCAGTAGTATAATCAAAATGATTACCACTGAACTCTTATTATTTAAGGTCATATGTTTACTGCGTATTAATGTCACCTCATTAACCTATAAAGACCAAAGGTAAGCATTTCTTTAATTCATTGGACAGAAACTGCATTTTGGGAGGAACCACCATCCTTAGGCTCATGTGATCCCAAAGCCCACAAGCCAGTTAAGCTGCCACAATGGCAGTGTACACGTAATTCCAGAAATACTTCCAAGATTctgtaatttttacttttaaattttattctctatgtgtgtgcctgcagtatgtgtgtgtgtgtgcactgtgtacaCACCGCATGCAGtgagtggaaatcagaggacaccTTTCTGGAGTTGGAGTCAGTTCTGTGCTTCCACTGCAGTCCCAGGAATTGAGCTTGCAATATCAGACTTGCAAGTGCTTTtctccactgagacatctctacaGCCCTTGATAACTTTTTCTAACAAACCAAAATGTTTCCAAAGACTGTAATACACCCTTGATCTCCAAAATAATATGACTTTAAAACTCAAAAGACTGACTGCCCCATTCTCCAGTGCTGCTAAGCATGGTGGCTGTAGGGACACATTTTTAAATCAGACCAGCATGTCTCTATCATTTCATTAGCATGTGCCTTTGTCCTGCTACTAACCTGCAGACATTAGATTCCTCATCTATCAAATGGAGAATATATGACTATAAAAGAGTAACTTCCTCAGAAGGTGAGACTTTAAATGATCTAAAGTTCAGTGGGGGGTTAGCTCTGTGGCTGGCACAGAGTGAGAGCTTAAATATACTGCTGACCACGGAAACAGCAGAGTCTGCCTACTTGGTCCCTAAAAACAGTATGTTGAATgaaacaggaagggcacaaaagGGGGGGGGATATGGATTCTAGCTTACCTTCCTGGCTTTCTCCAACACATCATCCAGATCCTACAACAAACAGAAGCAACCACGTTTGTTTTACACGAGTAATTAACTGCTCTTGGTCCATATACAGGCAGCAGAGGCACCATTAAGGACAACATTGTTAGCAAGGAACAGAGTGGCAGAAAATGAAGTCACCCTCCTCCTTACTCTCACAGTCCATGATGCACACTATATCAAAACAGAGATCTCTGTTGCCAAACACACAGAGCTTTCCTGTCCTCTCTCACTCTGTCCCtcagaggcttctggacatttcCCTCATGATTTGCTTTCACAGCCTAGTGGTAGGTAACTCTTCAGTCTCCTTGACTGATTCTCTGTCCTTTTTGTGACTTCAAgctcttctgttctctttccactTGCCTTAAGGGATTCTgcctttttcctttgtttgtttaacaTCCTCGACCACACTATGTAAGATCTCTATCACTAAGCTATATCCTCCCCTTCTCGTGGTTTTTGATACCATGCTGAATCTCCAACTTACAGAGTTTTTACTCTCTCCAAGACCCACGACTCACATTTGAAATGATTATGTATTCTAATCTTTCCACTTGGATGAGATCAGACTTAACCAATATCCCCCCACTAGGATTTCCAGCTGCCCACCTGCCCACTCTGATCCCAAACCTTTTCTCGTCTCAGCAaaggccatcaccatcttcctTACAGGAAGCACAAACTGAAATCTAAGTCATGCTCGATTTCTTCCTCCCCTTGCTGTTCTTATCCAAGGCATGCATGTACTGTTGGTGTTATTCCTAAAATTTGTTGAGTACATGGTATTCTCATGATATTCTCACTGTACTGGCTTCTACCAGCTCTTGTCTGTAAACTGAGACGTTTCCTAAATGCTCTCACTTTCTCTCCTCCACCTTTTTGCCACTCAGCAGCAAATTTGTCTTCAGAATATTCGCTctctatatatatttaaaatgggtttgtttttaaacttttaaggGTTAAGACTGTGCATCTAATGCAATCCAAATGTCTTACTGACCTTGACCTACCCTTCCCAGCTCCTGGAAATTTCTCCTTTATTAAGTGTTTCCAGCTGCTGGTTAACTAAAACAGATCAAATTCTATAATGTATGGGAGGTCTACAACCTGCCGGTGTTCATCACTACCATACACTCACACCCTAAGCGTCACCTCCTAAGAAAAAGGCACctacttctccttcctcttcactTTCCCCAATGTAGCCGGTAAAACCTATTTCCATCCCTACACATTCACTCCATCAagtgttattatttttgtttgtcccTCTGCCGGGCCAGAACTAGAACCTCTGCTAAGGGCTTGGATGGATCAGCACACCTCAAGAGTGGTAGGAGAAAGGGGTGTTGAGACGACAAACTAAAGCTTCATAGAAATAGTTAACCGCCGTGTAAGATGAGGAATGTCAGTTCCAGGACGCTGGTTCGAAAGGGTCGCCATAGACTAGGTACGGTCTGAGGATTTGGGGGAGAAAAACTTGCGGGAAAGGAGACACGGCCCTCCCGACTCCCGCAAGCCCCAAGTCCCCCTCACATACGTTGTCAAAGTCCGAGGCGGAGAGATGGCAGTGACAGTCCACTAACCCCAAACCCATAGCTACTCCTGCAGGCTTCTCGACTGCAAGCCAGGCGGCGGAACTCTGGGGCCGCGGAACCCGAGGCGGAACCTTGCGGCGGCGGCGGATCGGGTTTCCAGTCGGACGCGTGCAGGAGCGTTCCAGGGAGGGAAGCATCCTTCCGGTCTCAGCGATTCCCGCCTTAGTTTAAACCGGGAAGATGGCGGCTGTCTCTGAAACAGTGCTCGTCTCCGCCCCGCAGGACCACGATGCCCAGGCCGCCTCAGACCCTCAGGCCACGGCAGCAGACTCTCCCCTAGAGGACTTCCGAGTGCGCTGCACCTTGAAGAGGGCGGTGATGGAAGTGATGGAGATGTGCGGTCGCTTCGTGCAGGAGCTCGGGGCCGTGCTGCCGGAGGACGTCCGCGAGCTCGCGCTGCGGGACGCACAGTGGGTACGGACCCCTCTTTCCCGGTCCTCACCCAGCGCATCCTGGCTCTGGCTCGGGGCCCATGTCAGGCCTTCGCAGATGGAACGATGCCCAAGACTGGCTTGGGAAATGCCAGGGAAGGCAACTAGATGCTAGTGCCGCCTGGGTGCTGCTTCCTGTCAGGAACATACAGGGCGAACACGTATGTAATCTTAAGAAGCAGGCGGTATTAAGTGTACCCATATTCTTGAACATGTACAGCGCTATACGTATAAACAAGGCATCACATTTTGCTTTCATAGCAAGCTTTCaaatcttgtgttttacaaaacaTTTCTTTTGGTAGTTAAGTGCGCAGTAAAGACAAAGTCGCTCTCCTGTGGGCCAGCGCAACTTTGCTGGTTGGTATGAGGAATTCTCCAGGAAATGATAATCCTTGAAGTCAGTCATCTGGCTAGGTTTTTGgtcattgttattgtttttgtttgtttttataacatCGTGTGGATTCGGggagaaaacattttctttttaagttgaaaatagatGAAGAAGCTGTCTTGGTGTTAAATTTTACCAAGTTCTAGTTGAGCTGGTCATGACAGTGTATGCCAAGTACTCGGAAGGCAGGGGcatgcaaatctctgtgagttcgagactagTCTGGTCCACGCCGTGAGTTCCAGACAAGCCAGGGCTACGTAGAACCTGTGCATCCTGTTGCTCCCCCGGCACCCATAAACCCTTAGAACACACTTATTTCTCCTATATTTTGTGTACCCCTGAATATGATGGTTTCTGGGAAAAGACACTAGAGATCGAAGGACTGCTAACTCAAGCAGATAAACAGCCTATATGTAGGGGAAAGTTTCAAGCTTGTAACAGCACATTCATGACCAATGACAAGAGTGCAGAGTAAATATAGAGGTTGTCAGcatcaaaaactaaaacaacagtGGTTAAGGGAAAGAATAATGAAGAAACCTTCCTTGGATTGTAGTTTTATACCCCAGTTTTGGGAATAGTAGCTCCTGTGTTATTCTCTCCTTAGAAGTAAGGCAAGGAGAGAAACGGCACTTAATGTTTTTAATAGTTATCTTGGGAGATGACTGTAACTAAGAGGGTTTATCTGATTATAGAAAAATGCTAAGATAATGAGAACATTTACATGTAGGAATAGACAAATGTGACTTCACCTCTAATAGCTTGTTGAATGAGATCTTAAAGAGAATCAGAAGTAGAGAAGGTTTGTTGATAAACATCTAGGAAAGACTGAGAAACACAGTGACATTCTTAAATGATAGATGAAACAGCAATGAGTATTTCAAAGACAATTTGTTTTCTAAATGTCCTCAAGAGTTTAATATAGTAAGAATCTTATCCtataaaataggtttttttttccctttagtgCTAAGAATTGAAAGCAGAGCCTTCCTTGCTCTTGCTAGCAAAGTGTTGTCCACTGAGCTATATCACAGCCCTTTTTATAAGATACTAGTATAGAATACATACTCTAGCTCATAATTATCAGTCATTATTTATGCTTACTTCTTAATTATAGAAGTGGTACAGAAGGCGTGCCCATTGACAACAGTTTCAAACAATCTCGTATTTTAAGTCCTCCTTGACTTCCCCATCCATCCTGAACCCTTCCTGGGGACAACTTACTGTTGCATAGCCCTGCACTTCTCTAGAGGCTGCCACTCTCTGTTGTTTGTCACTTATCTGGCCGTAGTGACGGTGTTATAGATAGAGCCAGTGCAGTCTCTACCATGCGCCATGGGTATTTAGCCCCTCTCCTAAGAGTTAATTTTCCCACTGTTTCCATTCCAGTTCACCAAGAGTCCATTATTTTTTACTAACGCGTTTGAGTTCTGTGTCAGAGTCACTTTTACTGACTTGGCTGTGCTGGATTTATTGTAGACATTTGAGTCGGCTGTGCAGGAGAACGTCAGCTTTAACGGACAGGCCTGGGAGGAAGCTAAAGAGCATGGCTTAATGGGTATGTGATTTAAGTCTTTCTTCTGTGGTTAATCTCTGAGGCTTTTATTTTGAATGCTAATTTCCAAACCTGTTCTCAGTCTCTCTGTGgtgtttgagtaagaatggcctccCTGCCCATCTCAGTGACTTCACAGAcaacagggagtggcactatttgaggaggtgtggccttgttggaggaagtgtgtctgtcACTGGAGTGGGCCTTGAGGTGTCCCATGCCgtctcagtctgtctctctgtctctgtctaactGTCTGTCGAACTCTGTTGCTCTTTCCCCCCTGTTCCCCTTGTGGGTCTGGATGTAGCTCTCTGCTACTCCAATGCTTTGCATGCATGCCACCAGGCTCCccaccacgatgataatggactaagtttttgaaactgtaagcaaacccccagttaaatgctttcttttataagagttgccttagttatGGTTGTAAGCCCCTTGAGGTACCAGAGAATGGACAGGCCCCaccctacagaaaaaaaaaagcccaccaaTCCCTGATCTTGCCCCCAAGATTATGCCCCACATAATCCCACCAATCACAGGCCACCCTAGAAAGCTTCATGCCTCCTCCCTACAAGAAACCCCTCGTAAGCCCTGCTTCCTGCTCAGTCCCTTACTGCTTCCCTCCTgtgcttttccttttttgtttgtttgtttttttcaagacagggcttctccgtatatccctggctgtcctggaactcactctgtagactagactggcctccaactcagaaattcgcccacttctgcctcccaagtgctgggattaaaggcgtgcatcccCACTACCCGGCatgtttttccttttaataaatcTCTTCTATTGTGTGAGGTTTGCTGTGTGGTGTGACTTTGTGGGATTCCTTACCAGGATACCTCTCTGCTATAACACTTGCAGTGGTGTCtattcacatcaatagaacagtgactaagacacccactCTTTTTTATAAACATTCACTGGGTAGGGATGTACACGTCACAGCATagctggaggtcagagaacagctttcaggagttgtttTGATCTTTTTGCTGTGTGGGCTGCAGGGTTCGGTCTTGGCAACAAGCACTtttccttgctgagccatctcacgacctctattgtttattttaaaaagcaattattATGGAATAAAGAAAGTAGTGTAGATGTAGTAATATAGTATTGAAGTCTTAGTCCAAGATAGTGGGTACCTTGATCTACCTTGTGTGGTGCACGACTTCCTAAAGATCTCTCACCTGTCACTTAGATGTCTTGGGCAGTAGGCTCTTGGAGGGCATTGCACAATTGTccccacttaaagaaataggcCCAGAAAAATCTCAATGTTTCCCTATAGAGCCCGTTATATGTTTGCATTGCTTAGATAATACTTAGGAAGGATAGTGAAGTGTTTTACATTTAAAGTTAAGTTTAAAaccacacacatatcatgcagaGGATGCCACAGATTTGTAGATAACttatgtcttagagttttactgctgtgagccaacaccatgaccaaggcaagtcttataaggacagcatttaattggggctggcttacaggtccagaggttcagtccattatcatcaaggcatttGAGCTGATTACAGGCCTACTAGCAACTCTCTGTGCTTACAGCTTTTCTTCTCAGCAGTGGGAGAGTGCTGTGCCCAGGTCTTCTTGTCTGTTACTTAAGACTATGCTAGCTGTCTATTCAGAATTACCAAAACAGATTTTGGGTTTACAtaatgtattagttagggttctctagagtcacagaatttatgggtattctttatatagtaagggaatttgttgatgacttacagtctgtagtccaactcccaacaatggtcaacagcagctgtgaatggaagtccaaggatctagcagttgctcagtcccacaaggcaagcaggtgaagaagagagagcGAATCTTCCTtctaatgtccttatgtaggtctctagCAGGAGGTgtgtcccagattaaaggtgtgtgccaccttgcctggatctgggacttgctttgtcccagatgaccttgaactggagatctccctgtcttaatctgggattcatagccactatgcctcaagatctccatgccaagatccaggttagAAACTTTTATCTCGggccggacatggtggcgcacacctttaatccagcacttgggaggcagaggcaggcagatttctgagttcgaggccagcctggtctacaaagtaagttccaggacagccagggctatagagaaaccctgtctcgaaaaacaaaaacaaaaaagaaacttgtatctcccagcctccagattaggatcacaggtgagccttccaattctggattgtagttcattccagatatagtcaagttgacaaccaggcaTAGCCACTACACATAATAAAAGGATAAAACCACCAGCCTCAGTTTTGTGAAAATATTAACGAAATAATTGTTGATTAGTAGGGTACATAGAAGCCAGGTATGAACACTTCCCACACCACACAGTTCTTCAGGGGTCTTTATAGAAAGGAAAGTGTCAGGGAAGGAGACACAAGGCAGTGCTGTGTGTGGGAAAAGGAACAGCAAGTGTGTCAAAGGTGATAGAGTACAAAGGGAAATGCTCTATGtcgtgtggccttggaggaatcACAGGAGGTTTTTTTGGTTCGGtcttttgtgtgagtgtgtgtgtgtgacaccagGCAAGTGCTGTGTCTGTGCTATTATACACCCCTGTCTTAGGTGGGAATTGTAAGGAGAATTGTGTGAACAGATTTAATAGGCTTGCTTCCGGGCAGATGCATAGAAGCAGAATAGCAGAATGGAGGCTTCACAAGAACAAAGGGTCGATTGGTTTctgctgtctttttttgtttgttttctttttttgtttgttttctttctttctcactttctttttgtttgtttgtttttgagggagGGTTTCTGTGGAGCCCTGGTGATTCTGGGACTTGCTCtggagagcaggctggccttgaactctttttgaacaacttctgcctcttgagccctgggattaaagatgtgcccaCCACCGGGCCAGGAGCAGAGGTTTTGTTTGCTGAGATTTCCAAGTGCCCACAATCAGTGACACTCTAGACAGAATGAGTAGACTCTGTGAGAAGCAGCCTCTTTGTTGTCATCGTAACTGCTCTGGATGGGAGTTCAGTAAGGCAAATGTGTAGGCAATTCCTTATCTTTTTCAGTAATAGATTCCCAGCAAGTTTTTGTCCATTACAGCTTTGCAGAATCTGCCCCTTGGTGGCGCTAAGGAACCTTTTCCTACACAGAAGGCTGCAGtgtggaagggaaggagagggctgACTCAAGGTCGCtccctgacctctacatgcagAGCTGCTGTGGCGCGTGTGTCCTCCCCATCACATAAAAAAGAACTTTTATAAAATCATGTGCTGTTCTTTGCAGGCCAGTGATGTCACTTTTCAAGTGAACATAGTAAAACCTAAAGCTCCTTATTTCAGAGAGGGTTGCAAGTGAGTGTTCCATATCCTCCTCAGATGTCCTCCAAAGAGGCTGCTGAGCAGACTCAGTGAGTGTTTGCTACGGGAGTGAGAGGCTGCACCTACTGCATAGCCTTCATCTAGATGTGACGAGTGTGCGCTCACACGAATACCAGCCGGCTGGCAGAATGTCTCAGAAACCTGTGCCATCATCTTCCTAGCAAAGCTTTAGCCAGTGGGATTAGCCTAGACTGGCCCAGGAGAGCTCATGGTGTGAGCCACTGAACCGAGCTCTTTAGTGTCCATTAACTATTTCAGTACTGGGGACTGAGTGCAGACCCTATCAATGCCAGGCAGAGGCTCTCACCACTGAGCTACCTGCCCCACCCGAGTATCTTTActctaaaggtttttttttttttttattttttttttaaactgcatcTGTCTGCAGTTACTTCTTCCAGGGTGCTTCATTTCTGTGCTCTGTCCTAGACCTTCTGAGTCCCGATTTACACACTAGTAAGGTTCCTGGGCAATCACTCCTGCTCgagcttgagaaccactgtctaCAGCCGAGGAAAGAGATGATAAAATAGTTGCCACTGAAGTCTGAGGAAGTCCCCCAAGTCACCATGCCTTTCCTTTCCCTGCCCTGGTGAGTCAGGTCCTAGAGTGGGTGCCCTTCTCACTGCTGTCACAGGTTGGGTTGCACAAAAATAAAGTGAACCCTGTCCATGGTATGAGATGCCTTTTATAGTTTAATTATGGTGGGGAAGGGCAGAGGACTGGCCCAGGGCCCTGCCCATGCGAGGCCCATGCTCTGGCACTGACTGCATCTCTGCCCTCCTCTCTGTCACCTGTCCTATGCTGTTTGGGTCGATCCGTTTGCAAGGCTCAGTGCCGTCAGTTTCCTCTCCCCGAGGTCCTTCTCCCTGAGCGATCTCATCCAGTGCTTTGTCCGCACCTGGATTTCAAGCCTAAGTGCTGTTCTTTATCTCCCACTGCTCCTGCTGCCGTCTTCTGCAGCCTTCGTCTCTGTGGCCTGAGGCACTTATCAGGTGCCTCTTTCTTGGGACTATGCTGCTCGCCTCGTGTTTCCTGGCGCTTGCAGATTAATCAGTGCGGAGATGAGGGGGGCTCCGTTAACCTgccatgtttgttttctttattctgtgaCTTATGcttatataatatttctatactAATAATGGACTTCTCTGAAATAGATTCTGACATCAAAGTGCTTGAAGATGAATTTGATGAGCTCATAGTAGATGTGGCAACCAAACGGAGGCAGTATCCCAGAAGGATCCTTGAGAGTGTCATCAAAACCTTGAAAGCACAGCACGCGAGTCTGGTGAGACGCTTATATCTAAATCCCTACACAGTATTTTACCACAGTAGAGAGTTAGTTTACTTACCTTTCATATAgtgcaggctggtcttgaacaccTGATCTTCCTTCTCTCACTGGCTGGGGTCAGTCACCATACCTATCACATATCAGTCTTCTCAGAATTATTGAAACTGGAGTAAATGCAAATGAGCCCTGAATCATAATGCCAATGAAGCAGGTCTGGCAGCATAGACCTGAGGCAAATGCTGAGGAGATTGGCTGGGTGCCATTGTCCCGAGAAGTGACCACAGCAGGCTTTAGATTGTGCCATTGTCTTTGCCTTTAGTTTTTTAAGTCAGCAGACTTTTAAGTGTGACCTTCCAGTATTGTCTCCTTCAGTAATGCTTTGGGGCATTAAAGGCCTGCACTTGACCTTAGAGTCCTGCTGTGACAGGAAAAAGAAGTCCTTGAGGATGTTCACTTTCTCACACATTCGGCCTTAAAGAGCCCTTCCCACACTGCAGAGCAGAGAAAGCGTTATCTGCCGTTGACTGTGTCATGCCTCCCTCTAACTTACCTCCTTGACCTGCTAGAGAAACTCTGGAACTAGTCAGCTCGAGGAGGGGGGACAGGCCTGGAGAGCATGAGTGTGCCCTGTCACTGACTGTGGCAGGTCCAGCTGCTCCTGTGTGCTTCCGTGAGGAAGACGGAAGACTGCTGTGGTAGTGTAGCCACTTTTTTGAAGTTTCTGTGGAAATAGGAGTTGTGAGTTCCAGATATTTGTCCTGAATGAGCATCCGCCACACTGCGGTCCTCGCCCGGTATTTTAGAGCTGCCTTCCCTGTTTCCTCTGACTGCGATCTTCATAGTGCTGTTTGTTACTCTGCAGCAGAGGGCGGTGCATAAAAGGTATTCAAGCCTAAAGACATTTGCCACCCAGAGTTCAGGAGCTAAAAAGGGTTAAACCTGGAGGCCAGCACTTTTGACTGTGTGTCTGCTCATACCAGCTGAAAGAGAGGCTGAGTCATCTGAGGCATTACGTGTCTAAGGTAAATGTTTTAATTTGTCCTGTGTTTAGAAGCAGTATCACCCTGTTGTACATCCTCTGGACCTGAAATGTGACCCTGACCCAGGTGAGCCAGTGTGAGAATGTGTTGAAGATGACGCTCCCTCTGAAGCTCCTCGCTGTCCGTGCTCTCTGCCACAGTCGGTGCCTAGCACTTGTTTCGAGACTTTACAACAGTCTTCAAAGTTTTGCACGCTTCCTGTCTCTGGTAAATGCACTGGGGTCAGATGCTGCAGCGGCTGCATGGCTgtggctgctgctcctccaggcaCTCGCTTTTCGTTCTGTTTTGCTGTAGCTTTCTTTGTTgtagtgtgttttgttttcatgactTGAGACTTTACCTTTAATGTGCTCCACCTGGTTTTGTACATTTCTTGTTATATTTATCTTCTTGGGTGCACTGAGTTGATAAATGCAGTTAAGGCCACAGTTGCTGAGTCCCACTTTGGAAGCCGACTGTAATCTTGCCCTGGAGACCTTGCTCACTTCCTAGTTTCCAATCCCAGTTCCGTCTTGTCAAGCTCCGCCTTTGCTGCCATCAGTTGTGTAGATACAGTGTTCTttagtctctttttctttctggctCCCAGTTTGGAAGTGGCATACTATGGTTCTGTTCCTTTTATGTCTCCTGTAAAATTGTTACTGCTCTAGTGAGTTATCTAACTTTATCCAGTCCCGTGAAACTCTCCTTGAGCAAGAAATAGACCTTTGTGCCCTCTGCCCATTGAGTAAGCACACCGCCACTCCCAGTTTTCTCTATTCTTACTGTCAATTTTAGTTCTTCTGGTTAAGTAGATAAAATTCACCCTTTACGACTTTTATTGTCCTGCTGAGAGTAGAACACAGGCCCTGTCCCTGCTAGACAAGTGCTCACCACTGAGtgggctttttatttgtttttgttttttgaggcagggcccattatgtagcccagggtatTCTTgagctcacaatcctcctgcctccacctcctgagtgctaagattatagataTGAACCACCAAGTCTTACTCAGTAGCTACTCTTTTGTACTTGATTAATTTGATTTATaaatcaaaatttcaaaattctgaAAGAATTATTGTTTGAATTTCAGGCCTTCCTCTgggttgacttctttttttttttgttttgttttgttttttcaagacagggtttctctgtgtcctggctgtcctagaactcactttgtagaccaggctggcctcgaactcagaaatctg is part of the Mus musculus strain C57BL/6J chromosome 1, GRCm38.p6 C57BL/6J genome and encodes:
- the Nsl1 gene encoding kinetochore-associated protein NSL1 homolog isoform X3, which encodes MAAVSETVLVSAPQDHDAQAASDPQATAADSPLEDFRVRCTLKRAVMEVMEMCGRFVQELGAVLPEDVRELALRDAQWTFESAVQENVSFNGQAWEEAKEHGLMDSDIKVLEDEFDELIVDVATKRRQYPRRILESVIKTLKAQHASLKQYHPVVHPLDLKCDPDPGQQLSLCL
- the Nsl1 gene encoding kinetochore-associated protein NSL1 homolog isoform X1; its protein translation is MSGLRRWNDAQDWLGKCQGRQLDASAAWVLLPVRNIQGEHTFESAVQENVSFNGQAWEEAKEHGLMDSDIKVLEDEFDELIVDVATKRRQYPRRILESVIKTLKAQHASLKQYHPVVHPLDLKCDPDPASRVEDLKCRGEAIAKEMSEAMKALPVLIEQGEGFSQVLKMRPVIQLQRINQEVFSSLYRKADSKPDTRVTHVETTPAETGARKASDIVLKRKKAPDCAQRKRYPLRLQRINLDM
- the Nsl1 gene encoding kinetochore-associated protein NSL1 homolog isoform X2, whose translation is MAAVSETVLVSAPQDHDAQAASDPQATAADSPLEDFRVRCTLKRAVMEVMEMCGRFVQELGAVLPEDVRELALRDAQWTFESAVQENVSFNGQAWEEAKEHGLMDSDIKVLEDEFDELIVDVATKRRQYPRRILESVIKTLKAQHASLKQYHPVVHPLDLKCDPDPGTQCVISGRVIFSELHWILEEVNSDSIRLQFPFLGYLERRL
- the Nsl1 gene encoding kinetochore-associated protein NSL1 homolog gives rise to the protein MAAVSETVLVSAPQDHDAQAASDPQATAADSPLEDFRVRCTLKRAVMEVMEMCGRFVQELGAVLPEDVRELALRDAQWTFESAVQENVSFNGQAWEEAKEHGLMDSDIKVLEDEFDELIVDVATKRRQYPRRILESVIKTLKAQHASLKQYHPVVHPLDLKCDPDPASRVEDLKCRGEAIAKEMSEAMKALPVLIEQGEGFSQVLKMRPVIQLQRINQEVFSSLYRKADSKPDTRVTHVETTPAETGARKASDIVLKRKKAPDCAQRKRYPLRLQRINLDM